GCGTGGAAAATCCTGAAAAGCTGTTTATCAAGCGGGTGATGGCGCTCACAAGCCAAGAGAATCGATACTGGGAGATTACTACGCGAAAAGCACAAGAGGCCTAGCCACATTGTGTCAATTAGAACGGCTTACCAGGCCGCATGAAAGAATGACCACCCGTCGAGTCTTCATCAGTTACGAGGGAAGCGACCGGATGAAAGCCAAGGGCTTCCGGTTGCTTCGATGGAACAAGAATGTTGACGTCGAGTTTCAGGACCGCCACCTCCTTGATCCCGTTGACAGCACGAACGACCAGTACATCCAGCAGTGTATTCGGGACGAAATCAAGGGAACCTCCACTACCGTCGTTCTGGTAGGCGAGAACACGAAGGACAGCGACTGGGTTGACTACGAAATCGAACGGTCGCTGAAAGAAGGGAACGGCTTGGTGGCTATCAAAGTAGATGACGAAATCACCGACGAAGATGTACCGGACAAATTGAAAGAGAACGGTGCAGAAATCGTCGATTGGAATCCGGACGAGTTCGGTGATGCGATCGAACGGGCGGCGAGCCAACGGAGCAAGGTTGGTGAGTCAACCGTTAGAGGACGTGCAGGTGCTGGATGCGGACGGTCCTAATTACTGAAGTAACCTTCCGGATGTTCGGGGCCAGGTGAAATCGCTAAGGTTAGTGTCTCAGTGGGACTCACCCCGCGTCTTATCGTACGCTGACGATCGATAACAGTGAGTGGAATCTGTTGGTGTACGCTTTCTGAGCGGATGTGACCATATTTCACTAGGCGATCTCATTTGGAATGCGCTTCAACAATCAAATTAGCAAAATCGACAGAAAGCGTACGATTCTCATTTGGAATCTGCGTACTCTTCATCCACAAACCAGAGGTGATTCTCAAAACACTAATTCAGAGAAATCAGCGTATAGAGGATCTTAGGAGGGATCTTGGAGCGGGTCTGAGGGGTGAGGACACCGCGGATTCCAAATGAGATACTCCTTCGTGAGGCACTGAGAGGCGGACCCAACCACACCCCTCGTACCGAGTGAGCATGTTGGGAACTCTCAACGCAGAGAAAATGCAAGGTATCTCTTGGGAGAGGACTCACTGAATTACTTGGAATGATTCTGCAGCGACAGCTTGACTGTTAGCGCTGGGGGTGTAGCTCTAACACACTTACGTAACACTATAATTAGTTCAACACGTAACACTAAACAGAAGATGCCCAAAACAAAGGTCCAAGTCACCGAATCCGAGGTTACTGATCGGGATGGCAACACACGCGAAACCAAACAATATCGAGTCACCATCCCGAAGGACACTGCCGAGTTCTTCAGCCTAAAACAAGGCGACGAACTCGAATGGGAGATGGGGCGAGCGCGAAACAAGATGGAAGTCACCATCCACCATAACGATGACTGACGAGCAGGAACCGTTAGTCGTAGATGGGTACACCCGGCTCTCCCAGGACAGCGACCGCAGCATTCCACGCCAGAAAGAAAAGATCCAAGAGTACATCAACGAGCTAAATGACCGTGACGACCACCCGCCAGTCGTTCTGAACACGATCTTCGATGACGGCCGATGGTCTAGCGGATTCAGCACCGCTAATCGAGGCGAATACGGACAAGTCCTTGAACGAATCAAAAACAGCGAAGCAGATCTGGTCGTTGCCGATGGAAAGCGCCGGTTTGCACGCGACTTTGACGACACAATGGATCTAATCCTGTCGTGTCGCAGCACTGGTGTTGAACTTCACGACACATCAACTGGCACGTTAGATCTTGACGATTCGATGAACGTTGCTATCGAGCTCTTACAGGCAGCGACCGAACACAAAGCTATGCGACGGTATATCGAGAAAAGCATCGAAGAGACCAATCGTCGCACAGATGCTGGATATTATCACGGGCAACCTCCAGTCGCGCTCAGGTTCGATGAGAACAAGCAGTTTCTCGTTGCGGATGAGAATAGGATTGACGACGTCCTCCGCGTCTACGAGTTACGAGATGCAGGCGAGTCGTACCGCTCGATTGCTGAAGAGGTCCCGTGGAGTCCACCGACTATCGGTAAACTCATCGATCGACGTGATCAGTACGAAGCAGTTGTAGAGGGTGCGAAACTCGGGTTCAAGTTTACTATTGTTGAGCCAGAACTCACATGACCACCGCGAGTGGTGTGCATAACGCTACCCATCTTGTCAACAAAAGGATATGTTAGAAGCATATCTGGTGAATTCTGACCGGTCCTGTTTAAGACTTTCTCACAAAACCCAGAAACGATGCGAAATCGATGGTGGGTTTGCTGAATTTAAGCATAGAAAATTAGTTGATACCATAGAGTTCCGAGCAGCCCAGCGCTCGGTGAATAGTTTTCCGGCTGACGTCAAGTTCGCGTGCAGCTGCGGATTTGCTGAGATCCTCATACTTGACTGCATGAAGGACCTCGCATACACGGTCGTAATTGTTTGCAGGGACACGTCGTCCTGCGTCATCTTTGTCGAAGCCGAGCCTTGCCCGACCTGGGCGTATATTGTTATCGCCAGAGAGCCGGTCCTCAATATCCACACGCTCAGTCTTCCGCTGAATATCAATCCCAGCTGTATCAATCGCTTTGAGGAGTTCCGACGCGATCGTCTTGTCTTTAGAGCAGAGGACGAAACCAGAATCGACAACGTGAATCTCACAACCAGCATCAAGGATAATTCGAACGCGTTCTTCAATCTCTCGCACGTCGCGCCCGAAGACGCTCAGTTTGTCAACTATTATTGTGTCGAGATGTGTACTCTCGATCATAGCAGCGAACCTTTCACGTGAACTTGACCCGAGGACGATGCGCGGAGCAAACCAGATTTTAAACACTCGGCAGTTACGAGACCCACTATCAGTATCCTTGATGATGAATTGGGCATCTTCTCCTGTCGTTTCGCAATTGCTAAAGTGTATGTTCTGGATCGAAGGCTGGCGTTCACGGTCAGCGTGCAGGGCTTTCATGTAGTCAATCATATTTCTAACATCGTCGATTGGCTCGCGCGATGGGAATTCAGAGACTGCGAGCGAGTACCACGGGGTATTATCCGCTGAGAGGTGCACATCGTCTCTCTCTGTGGAGTCTTCGATTTCAGTCTCTCCCGTCTCACTGTCCCTCACGTAGCTGTCATCATTGTCCGACGATAAGGAGCGACTCATCATTTCCCTGTGTGCATCATCTTCAGTTCCAACCATTTCCTTCGACATATTTGATCTTGTCAACTCCTGCGGCATAAGTCCTCATTCCTAACGCACATCTAATCGCACAGTGTGCAGTTGACTGTGCGCATCCCATTCCAGGTGTGCGATAAGGATGTGCGATCACGAGAATGGATGTGCGATAAGGATGTGCGATAGGGGTCAAACGGGGATGGAATCTTCAAACCCGTGCGGCTGTTTCTAATGGCCTTATAGGGTGTATAGGATGATCTAAACCCTCAAATGACGTTTGCGGCTGTTCTATACCCCCACTGAAAATCCGTAGTTGGTACGAGGTATAGGCATTTAGCCGATGAATGAAACTGACCCAAGGGACGAGAGGAAGAGTTTCCTCCACGCTCATACGCCGCACGGCTTTGAGAATGATGTACCTGATGGCACGGATCGGGCATGAACTAACTATCATCGACACAAATGCGCTTACACGCCACGACGAAAGAGACAAAACATTATTCTCGATGCAACTATGTGAACGCTCACATTCCGCAAGGTTCCCGCACACCACGCGTCTTAGTCTTCAGGTTGAGAGTCACATTTTCGTCACAGCTAGGTTGCTCACGCTATTTTCTGGTTTGATTACAGAGCAGGACGAGTGCTTCAGACTTGACTCTATGACAACTCACCATAGAGACTCGTATCTCGTATTCTCGAAGAGAATTGTGAGCACATCATTATAATGCGGCCAAGTTCCTGATCAATGTACCAGAATCATGTACCGAGTTACAGTACCACAGTATAACTCTTCGGTACTGTACCATGTCACTGGGACATGACGATGTGTCGTAAACCGCGGAATCTATAGTAACAACTGTAATGATTTACACACTGAGCACGGAGGGGCCTAGCGATCTGGTGTGCAATGACTTGCAGTGACTACTATAGTTTGAAATTCGGGTGAACCGATTTCTGCGATGGATCCGAGTAATCGAGGAACTCTTTTGCGGTTACTCGTTTGGAATCCGCGCACCTGCATGCGTAAATCAGAAACAAATCTCCAAAAGACTAATCCGTCGAAACGGGCCACAGAGAGGACGATGAGGTGTCTTAGAGCGGAATTGAGGGAGATTATGAGTTTTAATGGGATGCGACACTCAAAGCAAAGATATTGACACACTCCCAGTGGATCGATCGTTTCTAGTGCTGACCAGATTACGAACAAGTCCCACTCTGTGGACTTGCCGGATAGGTGGCTGACGACGTGTTTATTAGGACACCACAGTTCCAAATGTGAACACCTGTAAACGACGTTTTGAGTCCCTATGAGTTCGTATCTTCATCACGGCCACACCCCTCATACCGAGTGAGTATGTCAATATTGATTAACGTAAACAGGGCCGAATCAAGAGTCTATCTTCTTGAGGCGAGGGAATCCCTTCGTTCACGACGGGCGTGAATCGTCGCACGGTGGATTGACGTGTTCTAAAGCGGTAGCGGGTGCTGACCGACGCAAAACAAGCCAGATAACTCCGAGTCAGCAGGGCAGAACCACGACCCCACTGCCGGATAGGAGTAGCGGTTGCGTGGCCCCGCCAGCACCCCGTCGGTGTGCAAACGTAAGTTCCCACTACAGCGGGCCTCCGCTCGTGGGAAGCCTCGCCGTCGTCGAGCTACGCCCGACTGCCTGAGGGATCGAAGATCCCTCTTCGTTTACGTCGAGGAGGAGGTCACCTCAGTTACGTCAACTAGCTTTGACCAACAACGAATCAACACTCATTTTCTGAGGGCTTATTGAACAATTGGTATCCTCAAATCGATTAGGACACCGCGGATTCCAAATGAGTAGTGTCCCTAAACGACGTTGTGAGCCACTATCAGTTCGGTTTTCATCACGGCCACACCCCCCGTACCGAGTGAGTGTGTCTCTCAATCTTCACACCAACTGTCTCTACGGCTTCTAGGGGGCATACTACTGCCTGCCCAGCAGTGGTTGCTGAATGCATCTACTCCATGCAGATTCCAGTCATAAGCAGTGATCGCTTCGATCCCGGGATACTCGCGTTATTCTCTGGTATATAGGCAGAATAGGGAGAGTGCTTCGGGACTTGACTGTAGGGCAGTTCACAACGGTGACTCTTATTTCTTAGCTCCGAACAAGACTGTGAACACATCACGCTAATAGATCAGATACCCGGGCTATGTATCACAGTATAGCTCTTTGATACTGTACCATAGTTTTGTACCAGGCCTCCGGTACATGTCGATGTGGCGTTGAGTGCAGAATCTCATTTGGAATTCGGGTGGACCGATTTGCTAAGATAGATCTGAATAATCGAAGTTCCCTCTTGCGGTTACTCATTTGGAATCCACGCACCCACATCCATAGACTAAAAACAGATCCCCAAAACACTGATTCGTCGAAATCAGGTTACAGAGGAGACAATGAGGGATCATGGAGCGGAACTGAGGGGTGCTATGAGTTTTAGTGGAGTATGATGCTCAAAGACAGAGATATTGAGACACTCTCGGTAGATTGGCGGTTTGAGTACTATCCCAATTGTAAACGGATGCCAGTTCCGGCTGACTTCTCAGGTAAGTGACTTTGGTATGTCTGCTAGAACTCCGCGAATTCCAAATGAGAAGGACCTATAAACGACACTGTGACCCTCTATGGGTCGGGTCAACATCACGGCCACACCCCTCGTACCGAGTGAGTATACTGTCGGCAGAACGGTTGGGACCTTCGGTAGAGACATTACCGGCGAAGTCTACCAAAGCCCTTGTCCGATAGTATATGTCTTGTTGCTCTGTATGCCGTGTAATCTTCACTCAGCAGTCTCTACAGTCATAAGCCGCACACCACTTACTGCCCTGCTCTGCAGGGATCGTACTACATGCCGACCCCACCAACAAGCAGTGAGCGCTTCGATCTCGGCCGTGACCGTTCGGTATTCGCCAAGAGCAAAACTAAATCGCTCATTTGGAATGTGGTCAGTCCATTTTGTTTGCAAAACCCCATGACAGCGAGCAGTTCTCATTTGGAACTCGGTCCACACTCCGATAGAGACACATTCGGCTGCCCTACGGCGATTCTCATTTGGAATGTGCGCAGGTAGCAGTCCATCTTCTATATACAACATCTTACAGTACCACTCTTTCACAATAGTGCGAGACAGATACCCCAGGTTTTGACCCCGTAGCAGTTGGCACACCCTCCCCCCTTATTTCGAACGTACTATTGGTCCAAGCAGGGGGAGGGGGTTAGATTCCAATCAATGGTCCAACACCTTTTCTTCGCCCCGAACGTACAACTATGACGATGAAAGAGTGAGAGTTACTGTAATATGAGGACAAAAACAGCGCCCCCACACCCCTAATTTCGATCGTTTTAACCTGAACGAGGTGGGTGGGTCGAACAATCAATCGATACGACAACGCTAATTCTTGTTGGGGTATTGTATCGAGCAGTCAGTTTTGGTTGCGCCAAATAGCCGTATTCTCATCACTCCCTGAATTTCAGCCACTCATATGATCTCTACGAGATTAGATCGGCATTCACTACTAAGTTCTACATTGCAATTGCACAACGATCTGTGTTCTTCACAGTAGCGTTACTCGCTTCACGCTATGACGGATCAAGAGGTAGTGATAGTGGGTTTCTGATAGTACAAGCGTCTATAACTTCTTTAGGAAATAAGATCCTATACCATAAGAGTTAAGTTACTATTATATATTAACATTTATTAATTTATAACAAGGTAATTAGCCACAATCATCTACACTAAAAGCATGTCATAGAAGGGTTTCCGTGAATTCAGCCAGTGGTCAGTACAGACGCTACTCATGTGC
The DNA window shown above is from Natrialba magadii ATCC 43099 and carries:
- a CDS encoding TIR domain-containing protein; the protein is MTTRRVFISYEGSDRMKAKGFRLLRWNKNVDVEFQDRHLLDPVDSTNDQYIQQCIRDEIKGTSTTVVLVGENTKDSDWVDYEIERSLKEGNGLVAIKVDDEITDEDVPDKLKENGAEIVDWNPDEFGDAIERAASQRSKVGESTVRGRAGAGCGRS
- a CDS encoding AbrB/MazE/SpoVT family DNA-binding domain-containing protein, with amino-acid sequence MPKTKVQVTESEVTDRDGNTRETKQYRVTIPKDTAEFFSLKQGDELEWEMGRARNKMEVTIHHNDD
- a CDS encoding recombinase family protein, producing the protein MTDEQEPLVVDGYTRLSQDSDRSIPRQKEKIQEYINELNDRDDHPPVVLNTIFDDGRWSSGFSTANRGEYGQVLERIKNSEADLVVADGKRRFARDFDDTMDLILSCRSTGVELHDTSTGTLDLDDSMNVAIELLQAATEHKAMRRYIEKSIEETNRRTDAGYYHGQPPVALRFDENKQFLVADENRIDDVLRVYELRDAGESYRSIAEEVPWSPPTIGKLIDRRDQYEAVVEGAKLGFKFTIVEPELT
- a CDS encoding recombinase family protein, yielding MSKEMVGTEDDAHREMMSRSLSSDNDDSYVRDSETGETEIEDSTERDDVHLSADNTPWYSLAVSEFPSREPIDDVRNMIDYMKALHADRERQPSIQNIHFSNCETTGEDAQFIIKDTDSGSRNCRVFKIWFAPRIVLGSSSRERFAAMIESTHLDTIIVDKLSVFGRDVREIEERVRIILDAGCEIHVVDSGFVLCSKDKTIASELLKAIDTAGIDIQRKTERVDIEDRLSGDNNIRPGRARLGFDKDDAGRRVPANNYDRVCEVLHAVKYEDLSKSAAARELDVSRKTIHRALGCSELYGIN